In Rhipicephalus microplus isolate Deutch F79 chromosome 9, USDA_Rmic, whole genome shotgun sequence, one genomic interval encodes:
- the LOC119163560 gene encoding uncharacterized protein LOC119163560 — translation MADNDTAVEKKRGRPKKAETGEKRPKEDASADAPKAKRGRGRPKGSSKKGKKTATKAAAGAKKGAGRGRPRKSAAAEADKDTGSDDAGEGSD, via the exons ATGGCTGACAACGACACCGCCGTTGAGAAGAAGCGCGGACGCCCCAAGAAGGCCGAGACTGGTGAAAAAAGACCGAAGGAg GATGCGTCTGCCGATGCACCGAAGGCTAAGCGAGGCCGTGGCCGCCCTAAGGGTAGCAGCAAAAAGGGAAAGAAG ACTGCCACCAAGGCGGCTGCAGGCGCCAAGAAGGGCGCCGGTCGCGGACGGCCTCGGAAGTCGGCGGCAGCCGAAGCCGACAAGGACACCGGAAGTGACGATGCTGGGGAGGGATCCGACTAA
- the LOC119163561 gene encoding small integral membrane protein 29, producing the protein MLLLASTAGNGTEPPFAGVPSNITGEEAPVLEASAGWDSTSLAYVFVPLSLVICLGLATALVVFLVRKSRLDRLRHHLMPFYSFDPQDEGEDWEAELLEEGLTHRPNPANKNPEFHEPPMLAFRSVL; encoded by the exons ATGCTGCTCTTAGCGAGCACAGCTGGCAATGGCACGGAGCCGCCGTTTGCCGGAGTGCCCTCGAACATCACCGGCGAAGAGGCGCCCGTGCTCGAAGCATCGGCGGGCTGGGACTCGACAAGCCTTGCCTACGTGTTTGTTCCACTTAGCCTCGTCATCTGCTTAGGCCTCGCCACAGCTCTG GTGGTGTTTCTCGTTAGAAAAAGCAG GCTGGACAGATTGCGGCACCACCTGATGCCCTTTTACAGCTTCGACCCTCAAGACGAGGGCGAGGACTGGGAGGCCGAGCTTCTGGAGGAGGGCCTCACGCACAGGCCCAACCCTGCCAACAAG AACCCGGAGTTCCACGAGCCACCAATGCTGGCATTCCGGTCGGTCCTGTAA
- the LOC142771577 gene encoding uncharacterized protein LOC142771577, translated as MALLLRRNLLPRLANFYKATRPVGAFISTTPKNKEVPTTAATVPDTVGRPPVTAADFADTKPRYWMSFGYSDENYYEDSDAHHTLMFTGISLVTCVCIVLFMYTPDFKDVDWVAREALLELERREKLGLPLIDPNLIDPSRIVLPPEEELEDFEIIL; from the exons ATGGCGCTCTTGCTAAGGCGAAACCTGCTGCCCCGGCTGGCGAATTTTTACAAGGCGACGCGTCCCGTGGGCGCTTTCATATCGACTACACCGAAAAACAAGGAAGTCCCCACCACCGCGGCCACAGTGCCGGACACGGTCGGCAGACCGCCTGTGACGGCGGCCGACTTTGCGGACACCAAACCACGG TACTGGATGAGCTTCGGCTACAGTGATGAGAACTACTACGAAGACTCCGATGCCCACCATACGCTCATGTTCACGGGCATCTCGTTGGTCACGTGTGTCTGCATCGTTCTCTTCATGTACACACCCGACTTCAA GGACGTTGACTGGGTCGCGAGAGAAGCCCTCCTGGAGTTGGAGAGACGCGAGAAGCTGGGGCTGCCGCTCATCGACCCGAACCTGATTGATCCCAGCCGGATCGTTCTGCCACCGGAAGAGGAGCTCGAAGACTTCGAAATCATACTCTAA